In the genome of Parus major isolate Abel chromosome 2, Parus_major1.1, whole genome shotgun sequence, one region contains:
- the BET1 gene encoding BET1 homolog, producing MRRAGLGDGAAAGSYGYTNSGYSVYEEENDRLTESLRTKVSAIKSLSIEIGTEVKNQNKMLSEMENDFDSTGGLLGATMGRLRTLSRGSQTKLLCYMMLFSLFVFFVIYWIIKLR from the exons ATGAGGCGCGCGGGGCTGG gtgatggagcagctgcagggagctaTGGCTATACCAACAGTGGCTACAGTGTTTATGAAGAAGAGAATGACAGGTTAACAGAAAGCCTGCGTACAAAAGTCAGTGCCATCAAATCG ctttccATTGAAATTGGAACAGAAGttaaaaaccagaataaaatgtTATCAGAAATG gaGAATGATTTTGACTCTACGGGTGGACTTCTAGGTGCAACTATGGGCAGACTGAGAACACTCTCCAGAGGAAGCCAGACAAAGCTATTATGCTACATGATGctcttttcattatttgttttttttgtaatatacTGGATTATTAAACTGAGGTGA